In Pedobacter sp. W3I1, one DNA window encodes the following:
- a CDS encoding alpha-L-fucosidase C-terminal domain-containing protein: MNPITKIRTLEPIMFYSGKQDELQIFLSETEYGELIIKSLSNDQIQVKAVMLDETGEKLNWKQDYKGLRISVPEGLQISGGNMGRVLKVTF, encoded by the coding sequence ATGAACCCAATAACCAAAATCAGAACACTTGAGCCCATTATGTTTTATTCGGGAAAGCAAGATGAACTGCAAATTTTTTTAAGCGAAACCGAATATGGCGAACTGATTATTAAGTCGCTATCTAACGACCAGATTCAGGTTAAAGCAGTAATGCTCGACGAAACAGGTGAAAAACTCAACTGGAAACAGGATTACAAAGGACTTAGAATTTCGGTGCCTGAAGGATTACAGATAAGTGGTGGGAATATGGGGCGAGTGTTGAAGGTTACATTTTAG